A genomic segment from Pleurodeles waltl isolate 20211129_DDA chromosome 9, aPleWal1.hap1.20221129, whole genome shotgun sequence encodes:
- the LOC138260453 gene encoding uncharacterized protein, which yields MYSDYEKSVQRQKLRKIKHLKKLFGPRTTCLAIIVVLLVILACIGWTIHTATEKRQPPTPTSAPMHTHVSLPPEIHARRQEYDNNTFIQMLHQHQLVTNLTDCWVCGHFPHTAAHAFQFPVFPVTAAYTCSLMSNVSIQTPLPGSRPVRRPGIITNNTLFEDFILQFQAKIHIACNCTDSPTMRRIMTLPRYPLMEYTFGPVSMKPKTISIRPRQAPLCICGQGRIPVGVSVCKATITYNTSTPYLNAPTGLYFVCGSKAYTWLPPGWSGICYIAFLLPPTFNKPPTYHRQRRDTVDQTDTSAQLFMDITKGLLPFWGPSVNSLQIRRLTRVLEATINETAGALANNTAELQATRMVALQNRMVLDVILADRGGACRIIGASCCVYIPDNSPSVFAAISRLHKIASVIHEDNGTPWSWTSGLWQVLVSWGWKVLIFLAIIAATFFTCCLCVQCGPALCGVCASMLTPKPTNIKENTERLMLQQQIDELLKIEVN from the coding sequence ATGTATTCAGATTACGAGAAGAGCGTACAGAGACAGAAACtgagaaaaattaaacatttaaaaaaattgtttggtcCACGTACAACGTGTCTGGCGATAATTGTAGTGCTTCTTGTCATATTAGCGTGCATTGGCTGGACCATCCACACTGCTACAGAGAAaagacagcctcctacaccaacgtcTGCGCCCATGCATACACATGTATCTCTACCACCTGAGATACATGCCAGGAGACAAGAATATGACAATAATACGTTCATCCAGATGCTACATCAACATCAACTTGTTACAAACTTGACAGACTGTTGGGTTTGTGGTCATTTTCCTCACACGGCTGCTCATGCATTTCAGTTTCCAGTCTTTCCTGTAACGGCTGCCTACACTTGTTCCTTAATGTCCAATGTTTCAATACAGACCCCCCTACCCGGTTCTAGGCCTGTGAGACGACCCGGTATCATAACGAACAACACACTCTTTGAAGACTTTATCCTTCAGTTTCAAGCCAAGATACACATCGCGTGCAATTGTACGGATTCTCCAACAATGCGTAGGATCATGACCTTGCCCCGCTATCCACTCATGGAATATACATTTGGTCCGGTCTCCATGAAACCAAAAACAATATCTATCAGACCTCGGCAGGCCCCACTCTGTATCTGCGGACAAGGACGCATACCTGTCGGAGTCAGTGTCTGTAAAGCGACCATCACgtacaacacctccaccccttacCTCAATGCACCTACAGGACTATACTTTGTATGTGGGAGTAAGGCCTACACCTGGCTGCCACCTGGTTGGAGCGGCATTTGCTATATTGCCTTCCTTCTCCCACCAACGTTCAACAAGCCACCTACGTATCATCGACAAAGAAGAGATACTGTAGACCAAACAGACACTTCCGCACAGCTGTTCATGGATATAACAAAAGGACTGCTACCCTTTTGGGGGCCCTCGGTGAACAGTCTGCAAATACGACGACTAACGCGAGTCTTGGAGGCTACGATAAATGAAACAGCTGGAGCACTTGCCAATAACACCGCAGAACTCCAAGCTACCAGGATGGTAGCTCTTCAGAACAGAATGGTGCTTGACGTCATACTAGCAGATAGGGGTGGAGCTTGTCGCATCATAGGGGCCAGCTGCTGCGTTTACATACCAGATAATTCACCCTCAGTATTTGCAGCCATTTCAAGATTACATAAAATAGCATCGGTTATACATGAGGACAATGGTACGCCTTGGTCTTGGACTTCAGGTCTGTGGCAGGTGTTGGTCTCCTGGGGTTGGAAGGTTTTGATATTCCTGGCTATCATAGCTGCCACATTCTTCACATGCTGTCTATGCGTACAATGTGGTCCTGCATTGTGTGGGGTCTGTGCTTCGATGTTAACACCCAAACCCACCAATATCAAAGAGAATACTGAGCGACTAATGCTTCAACAACAAATTGATGAGCTTCTAAAGATAGAAGTGAACTGA